From the Acidimicrobiales bacterium genome, the window CGCCCAATCCGTTGACGACGCCGACGGCTTGGCCGAGACGGTGGCCGAGCAGCTGCTGGCCCGCTGGGGAGTGGTCTTCTGGGATCTCATGACCCGCGAGAACCTGGCTGTTCCCTGGCGCGAGGTGATCTGGGCCCTCCGTCGCATGGAGGCGAGGGGTCTCATCCGTGGCGGGCGCTTCGTGTCGGGCTTCGTCGGCGAGCAGTACGCGCTGCCCGACGCTGTCGAGGAGCTGCGTCGGGTGCGGCGGGCCCAGCGCGCCGGCGAGGTGGTCCGCGTCAGCGCCGCCGATCCGCTCAACCTGGTGGGCATCGTGGTTCCCGGCGCCCGAGTCCCGGCAATTCGGTCGAACCGGGTGGTGTACCGCGATGGCCTGCCCGTAGACCCCGGGCTCGGAGGCTCGGCGCCCCCCGTCGGACGATCGCAGGGTACCTTCGAGGTTCGAGACGCGTAGGCAACGAAGGGGAGAGGCAATGGGATTGTTCGACAAGGCCAAGGCCAAGGCAGAGGAGCTGGCCGACAAGGCCCAGGCGGCCGCGACGGACCACGATCTCTCGGGGAAGGCCGACAAGGCCGGCGAGAAGACCGGGGAGCTCGCCGCCAAGCTCGAGGCCAAGGCCGACGAGCTCGCCGGCAAGGCCCAGAACGCGGCGGCCGACCGCAAGGACACGATGTCGGGAGCGATCGACAAGGCGGCGAAGACCGCCGACGACAAGACCAAGGGCAAGTACCACGACAAGATCGCTGGTACGGCGGACAAGGCCCAGGGGTACGTGGAGCGTCTCGAGCGACGCGACGCTGGTGGTGGGTCGAAGGGCGAGGGCGACGAGGGCCCGCCCAGCCCCGGGGATCAGTAGCGCCCCGGCGATCCCCCGTTATCTGAGCGGTAACACCGGTGCCGACTCGGTGATCGTGGCGGTGATGGCGCCCAGCTGCTCCACCTCGAGGCGGACCTCGTCGCCCGGGCGGAGCCACGGATAGCGCTCGAGGCCGTGGAGGCCCGACAGCTCGAGGATGCAGCCGCTGCCGACTGTGCCGCTCCCGAGCACATCGCCGGTCTCCACCCGGGTGCCCCGCGAGGCATAGGCGAGCATCTGTCCGAAGGACCAGTACAGCTCGGCGAGATTGCCCCGGCTGTACGGGACCCCGTTGACCGAGGCGGTCATCTCGAGGTCGTAGGCGCGGCCCTGACGCCGCGACTCGAGCTCGTCCGGTGTCACGAGGACCGGACCGAGTGACGTGGCCGAGTCCTTGCCCTTGGCGGGTCCGAGGAGCTGGCGCATCTCCCGCATCTGGAGGTCGCGCGCGCTCCAATCGCACAGGACCATGTAGCCGGCGATGTGCGATTCGGCCCGCTCGGGCGAGAGATTCGTCCCGGGGCGGCCCACGACGGCGGCGATCTCCAGCTCGTAGTCGAACTGGGAGCTGCCCGGCGAGACAGCCACGTCGTCGTGTGGCCCGCAGACGGCGGCCGGGTTGGTGAAGTAGAAGACAGGCAGCTCGTACCAGTCGGGGTCGACATCCTGGCCCAGGCGCCGGCGGCTGTTGGCCACGTGGGACTCGAAGGCCATGAAGTCCCGAATCGACGGGGGCATCGGGACCGGTGAGCGGAGACGAGCGCCGCTGATCGGGACGATCTCGAGGGGACTCGACACGGCCCGCTGGGCCGCGGCGTGCATCGTCGCCTCGTCGCCCAGCAGGTCGAGCAGCCTCGTAGGCTCCTCCAGGCCGCGGATCAGGTCGTCGCGAACCAGGCCCGGACGGTCGGCACCGAGGGTCGGCGACGTGTACGTGACCCAGCGCATGCTCGACACCCTCTCCGGCCCGAGGCGAAGATAAACCCCGTGATCCCTTACGAGCGAGGACTCCATGTTGTCGGCCCCGGCGCGTACGCCTACCTGCAACCCGACGGCGGCTGGGGTTGGAGCAACGCCGGGCTGGTGCTCGGTGACGACGAGGCGCTGCTCGTCGACACCCTGTTCGATCTGCGCCTGACCGGCGAGATGC encodes:
- a CDS encoding Rv0909 family putative TA system antitoxin, which translates into the protein MGLFDKAKAKAEELADKAQAAATDHDLSGKADKAGEKTGELAAKLEAKADELAGKAQNAAADRKDTMSGAIDKAAKTADDKTKGKYHDKIAGTADKAQGYVERLERRDAGGGSKGEGDEGPPSPGDQ
- a CDS encoding fumarylacetoacetate hydrolase family protein, giving the protein MRWVTYTSPTLGADRPGLVRDDLIRGLEEPTRLLDLLGDEATMHAAAQRAVSSPLEIVPISGARLRSPVPMPPSIRDFMAFESHVANSRRRLGQDVDPDWYELPVFYFTNPAAVCGPHDDVAVSPGSSQFDYELEIAAVVGRPGTNLSPERAESHIAGYMVLCDWSARDLQMREMRQLLGPAKGKDSATSLGPVLVTPDELESRRQGRAYDLEMTASVNGVPYSRGNLAELYWSFGQMLAYASRGTRVETGDVLGSGTVGSGCILELSGLHGLERYPWLRPGDEVRLEVEQLGAITATITESAPVLPLR